The following DNA comes from Triticum aestivum cultivar Chinese Spring chromosome 3D, IWGSC CS RefSeq v2.1, whole genome shotgun sequence.
cttcataggataccctaaggaaactattgggtacaccttctacctcagatccgaaggcaagatcttcgttgccaagaacgggtcctttctggagaaggagtttctctcgaaagaattgagtgggaggaaagtggaacttgatgaggtgatagtcaccccttccgaaccggaaagtagcgcagcgcgggaaaatgttcctgtggtgcctacaccgactgaggaggaagttaatgatgatgatcatgaagcttcagatcaagttactaaacttcgtaggtccacaaggacacgttccgcaccagagtggtacggcaaccctgtcctggaaatcatgttgttagacaacggtgaaccttcgaactatgaagaagcgatggcgggcccggattccgacaaatggctagaagccatgaaatccgagatagaatccatgtatgaaaacaaagtatggactttgactgacttgcccgatgagcggcgagccatagaaaacaaatggatctttaagaagaagacggacgcggatggtaatgtgaccatctacaaagctcgacttgtcgctaagggttatcgacaagttcaaggggttgactacgatgagactttttcacccgtagcgaagctgaagtctgtccgaatcatgttagcaattgccgcatactatgattatgagatatggcagatggacgtcaaaacggcattccttaacggcttccttaaggaagagttgtatatgatgcagccggaaggttttgtcgatcctaagaatgctaacaaagtgtgcaagctccagcgctcaatctatgggctggtgcaagcatctcggagttggaacattcgctttgatgagatgatcaaagcgtttgggtttacacagacttatggagaagcctgtgtttacaagaaagtgagtgggagctccgtagcatttctcatattatatgtggatgacatactattgatgggaaatgatatagaattcttggaaagtataaaggcctatttgaataagtgtttttcaatgaaggaccttggagaagctgcttatatattaggcatcaaaatctatagagatagatcaagatgcctcattggtctttcacagagtacataccttaacaagatattgaagaagttcagtatggatcagtccaagaaggggttcttgcctgtattgcaaggtgtgcaattgagcacggctcaatgcccgaccacggcagaagatatagaagagatgagtgtcatcccctatgcctcggccatagggtctattatgtatgccatgctgtgtaccagacctgatgtaaaccttgccgtaagtttggtaggaaggtaccaaagtaatcccggcaaggaacactggacagcggtcaagaatatcctgaagtacctgaagaggactaaggatatgtttctcgtttatggaggtgacgaagagctcgtcgtaaagggttacgtcgacgctagcttcgacacagatctggatgactcgaagtcacaaaccggatacgtgtatattttgaatggaggagcagtaagctggtgcagttgcaagcaaagcgtcgtggagggatctacatgtgaagcggagtacatggcagcctcggaggcagcacaggaagcagtctggatgaaggagttcattgccgacctaggggtgattcccaatgcgtcgggcccgatgactctcttctgtgacaacactggagctattgcccttgcgaaggagcccaggtttcacaggaacaccaggcatatcaagcgtcgcttcaactccattcgtgaaagtgttcaaaatggagacatagatatttgtaaagtacatacggacctgaatgtagcagatccgttgactaaacctctccctagggcaaaacatgatcaacaccaggacgcaatgggtgttcgattcatcacaatgtaactagattattgactctagtgcaagtgggagactgttggaaatatgccctagaggcaataataaatggttgttattattatatttctttgttcatgataattgtctattattcatgctataattgtattgtccggaaatcgtaatacattgtgaatacatagaccacaacgtgtccctagtaagcctctagttgactagctcgttgatcaacagatagtcatggtttcctgactatggacattggatgtcattgataacgggatcacatcattaggagaatgatgtgatggacaagacccaatcctaagcatagcataaaagatcgtgtagtttcgtttgctagagcttttccaatgtcaagtatcttttccttagaccatgagatcgtgcaactcccggataccgtaggagtgctttgggtgtgccaaacgtcacaacgtaactgggtgactataaaggtgcattacgggtatctccgaaagtgtctgttgggttggcacggatcgagactgggatttgtcactccgtgtgacggagaggtatctctgggcccactcggtaatgcatcatcataatgagctcaatgtgactaaggcgttagtcacgggatcatgcattgaggtacgagtaaagagacttgccgggtaacgagattgaacaaggtattgggataccgacgatcgaatctcgggcaagtaacataccgattgacaaagggaattgcatacggattgattgaatcctcgacaccgtggttcatccgatgagatcatcgtggaacatgtgggagccaacatgggtatccagatcccgctgttggttattgaccggagaggcgtctcggtcatgtctgcatgtctcccgaacccgtagggtctacacacttaaggtccggtgacgctagggttgtagagatatatgtatgcggaaacccgaaagttgttcggagtcccggatgagatcccggacgtcacgagaggttccggaatggtccggaggtgaagaattatatataggaagtcaagtttcggccaccgggaaagtttcgggggttaccggtattgtaccgggaccaccggaagggtcccgggggtccaccgggtggggccacctatcccggagggccccgtgggctgaaagtggaagggaaccggcccttagtgggctggggcgccccccttgggcctccccccatgcgcctagggttgggaaccctagggggagcttcccccttgccttggggggcaaggcaaccccttccccccttggccgccccccccccccccttggagatcccatctcccagggctggcgcaccccccccccccccggggcctagataaagggggggagggagggcagcaacctacagccttgggcgcctccctcctcccctgcaacacctctctctctctcgcagaagcttggcgaagccctgccggagacccgctacatccaccaccacgccgtcgtgctgctggatctccatcaacctctccttcccccttgctggatcaagaaggaggagacgtcgctgcatcgtacgtgtgttgaacgcggaggtgccgtccgttcggccctcggtcatcggtgatttggatcacggcgagtacgactccgtcatccacgttcattggaatgcttccgctcgcgatctacaagggtatgtagatgcactcctttcccttcgttgctagtagactccatagatgcatcttggtgagcgtaggaaaattttaaattatgctatgattcccaACAATGGCGACTCTTGTTTTCCACTTATGTTGATGTACTATTTATATTCGTGACATCTTTTAATTATGCAATGCTAACGATATTGACTATGTTTTTTCTGTGTCTCTCGTTTGCACCTTGATTGAAACGATTGAATTTGCCTCACAAGCGCATAGCACAAAGTTCTTAACTAAGCCCTATATTTGTGTCTTTTACTACCCAACATGATTCTTTGTTTGATTGGTTTGTGAGATAGAAAAAGAGAGGTGATTTTTGGTTTTATTGCACATAGATGCCTGCCAAAGTAGTCTTGGTAAATTTTTCTGCAAATTGTGAAATACCTTTAAAAAAATGACATTTCTGGGGGGAAACCCGACCAATGGTTATAGAGGAAATAGAGAATGTGGGCTTGTTTTGTATTAAAACTATTGACATAATAGATTATTTCTTAGAAGAGATCCTATAGTAGTCACTCTCATTAAGATGGAATAAGATACACGGTAAATAATGGGGTTTGGTATCAAAGGCAATGAATCACCCATCACACCACATAAACAAAACATTAGAGAATAAAACAAAGGGATATCTTGATGCTCCAGGCACAAATACCATATATTCCTATCTCGACATCTGGTACATATGATGTGAATAATGGCTCTTTGCTAATTAACAGCCAGAAGAGTACTACAGCGCATTGCATGATACCCTATCTGTTACTATGTAAAGTCTCTAAATAAAGCTTGAAAAATAAGACGGGAGACTCCTTTTTTTTAGGGGAAGACGGGAGACTCCTGAGATGCTCCATGTCAACGATTCCTAATAACTTCCTCTATATAACTGAGCGacgaagtctctctctctctctctctcaacccgtATAAAGTTACTTAACTGAGCCCTATATATGTGCTACATGTTTtgattgattttttttctttcgttTCATTGCACAACACGTTCATTTGTCAGTGGGCATGTCGCGCTGTATAGGAAGTATTTTTGCCTGCCATATGTGCAGCCAAATTTCGGTTAGTTTGGTCCTAGCCCTAGCACCCCGACGTCTGTATTCTTTCCGTAATAATACTTCTACCGGCTTCGGCTTTGGTAATGAATAAATCCATAATTTTTTCAAATCTGTATCAGGATTGTGTTTGCTCCCGAGGGCATAGCGGCTCCCTTGACGTACGGCTCCTGCCGTTGTGGCGCTGCTATGTGGGCCTGTTTCCCAATAAGCCCACCTGTTAGTGGTCGGACGGCACCCTGCCGAACGGCAGAGGATCCTCGTCCGGATTTCGGTATGTATGGTGGATCCAAGTTCCTTAAGAACAAaggcaaataaataaataaatacaggAGGATAATAAACACAATGGATCACACACACGGCATCGCATAAGCAAACCAGAGGAAAATAAAAACAAGAAGCAAAACAGAGGAGACGGCCCACGTCGACTCCTCCTCCCCCCAAATCGCATCGCATCGCATTCGCCGACGCGACACGCACCGGCAGCGGCGTGCCGGCGACGGTGGTTTGATTTGTCGTCCCTTCCCTCGCCAACTAGCCGGCCCCCGGACCCGGCATCCCCCCCTTCCCATCCCATCCCGCCCCGCCCCGATGAAGATCACGGCGCTGCTGGTGCTCCGGTCCCCgggggacgcctcctcctcctcgtcctcctcggccggAGGGGGCGGCGCTGGGGAGCAGCAGCAGGCGGCGGTGCTGGCGAACGCGTCGGACGTGACCCGCTTCGGCTTCTTCCAGCGGCCGGCCGCGCGCGAGTTCATCGTCTTCGTCGCCCGCACCGTCGCGCTCCGCACCCGCGCCGGCACCCGCCAGACCGTCCAGCACCAAGGTGACCGCCACCCCTCTCCGCCGCTCGAATCTGGCCTGAATCTGTTCTGAATCTGATCTGACGCCCTCCGCCTGGCCTCCCCTGCCCCTGCCGCCCGCAGAGTACAAGGTGCATTGCTACAACCAGGGCGGCCTCTGCGCCGTCGCCTTCACCGACGACCACTACCCCGTCCGGAGCGCCTTCTCCCTCCTCGGCAAGGTGCCGCCGCCTCCAAGATTAATGCTTTCCTCTGCGATCAGTCGATTCCCCCCTGACGTTTTCTTCTTGTACTGAAAAAACAGTGAATCTGATTGTTGTGTTCACCACGTTAGTCTCACTCACATTGGTTATTCCTTTGGATTCTCGCAGGTTCTTGAGGAATACCTGAAGAGTTTCGGAGACTCGTGGAGGACAGCGGAAGACAAGGCCACCCAGCATTGGCAATATCTCGACGACGCCTTGGCTAAATACCAGGTCCACTCATTTGATCATCTCCAATGTTTTTCTGTCGCTGCTTGAGCAAGTATGTAGCTCTCTGTCAGGTTGTAGCCTTGAAAGATGTAAATGCACATCTCTGGGCAGGTGCCTTGGAAATCTGAGTTTGTAACAATTTCCTATTTGGTCGTGGATAGTGACGATAGCAGGCTCTGCATCTAGGCACCCTGAAGAATATTGCAACTGACAGAagcaagcaaatcataaacattgTCTGCGCGCCCATTCTTATGATCTTCACATTCAGAATCATTATACTTCCAGTCCAGATTTGTTCAAATGCCATTTGACCATCTCTAATGTTTCTCTATCACTGCTTGAATAAGTAGCTCTTTTGGTTGTAGCTTTTGAAAATGTAAACGCACATCTCTGTCAGCTGACTGAGTTCCTTGGAATTCTTAGTTCATAATCTCCAATTTTGACGATAGTAGCTTCTTGCATCCAGGTGAATGCGATGCATAAACATAATGCAACTTATAGAGCAAGCAAATCATATAAATTATTTGCACACCCATTGTTATGGACTCAACACTTTGCCTGACATTCATAACCATTATACTTCCTCCTGTCCAAATTTGTTGTCTTATGACGTGATAGTGTCCCACTTGTTGTTCACATGGAACCTGGCCCCGGTTCAGTGGTAGCTGGAAAttggagataataataataataataagtttcTTGCTAGTTGGGTTATTTACTTATGCACATATTCCGTGTATTAGAGATAAGTTTTCCTGAACTTTCGAGATTGTCTCTTATGGGTTGGTCAAGTCTGTCCTACAAAAGGGATACCATCATATCCACTTCCAATTAATGAATATAATGAATTGTGTGTGTCCGATACAGCATTATCTCTTCCAAATTTATAGTCAAATCTCACCCTTCTGGTTGGTCTTTCCTTTAGGGTAGTTGTCCATTGGGGGCTCATGTTCTCAACAAAATTACTTGTCATTCTGGCTCTGTTGTCCATACATGTAGTATGAAGAGTTTGTGCTTCGATTATTGACATGACTTGCGCCTAATAATTGTACAATCATCTCTCTAACATCAGTGCCAATAAGCACTACCAATAAACAATCATAATGTTCATGCAACCAAAATCAACTTGCCAAAAGCCTAAAACATCATCTATTTTAAACTGTAGCCAGTAGCTTTGTCCATGGAGTGGGTTCAGACAAGATCCATGCATAGTTTTTGCCTCTTGTTTTCTGGGTATTTCTGCAAATTTAAAATACCTACCTCAAGCATGGTTTTACTGCTTAGACGATGCTTGTTTTGTCAGTAATTGATCTGTTTGCCTTCCGATTATTTTTGCTATAGGATCCTGCAGAGGCCAACAAACTGATGAAGATCCAGAGAGACTTAGATGAAACCAAGATTATTCTTGTAAGTATGCTATCCCTGTGAACCTAATTGCATTCCTCTTTTAACTTATTGCCTATGTTCTGAATATATTGTTTATGGATGTGCGCGAATGGTTATATTGTTCAGTTGTGTTCACTGTTCAGCAAAGACTGCATTATGTGTATCAGCTTTATGTTCAGTTCAGATTCGGTCCCGTTGCACCATGAGTGAGCATGCGCATATAGATCGTACATAATTAACAAGCTAGGTGTATTGCCGGAATTTGATTTATGTGAACAGTTGGACACAAGTACCTATGTCTGTTCTTTTTTCTGCACATCTGTTTATCCATAATTTGGGTGATTGCAGCACAAGACCATCGACAGCGTGCTGCAAAGGGGCGAACGACTGGATAGCCTAGTAGAGAAGAGTTCTGATCTAAGCGTCGCTTCACAGGTAGGGATGCACTTTTTTTTCTCATTGGGTCATCGTGGTATGCTAATTGATAGATCCATGCTATGGATAGTGGTTATGGCAAGTGGACCTGTAACATTATGCCCCCTTTTAGCTAATGCTGTGCCTTTGTAGTCATGTTGTTGCTGATTGTTGCCCCTTGTTCCTATGCAGATGTTCTACAAGCAGGCCAAGAAAACCAACTCCTGCTGCACAATCCTGTAATAACCAAGCGGTAGTGGCGTCGAGCTCGATCACTAGTATCGGAACCACACGTGTCTACATCCATTTTCTCTGCTATGATCCTGAGACGTAGTAACTGTCATAAGCACCACGTCAGTGTCCAAACAGTGTATTGAACAACTAGTTGTCATGTGTGATTCTCTGTAAATAATGCATAAGTTTGGTCAGGTTGTGAGTTGCGTTTGCTGCTGCGTTCAAGCTACTTGCCAGTGCCATTTCTTAGAGACATGGACTAACTCCCTAGTAGCATTTTCTCGTCTATAACTGAACGGATGGCTAACACATTTCCATAGAAAAAAGAGCAGAGGACAGATGAGTGCACATTTCTGAATGGATCCCAAAGTTTTTGCACTAGGCAGATGAAATGATGATGATCCACACTCACTCATATTTACAGTCATTCAAAAGACAGGTACGAAACATGTAAGAGTTGACACGGCGGCAAAGCGAAGGACAATGATTTCAGCTAGCTCCAGGAGGACAGCAACAAGGCAACAGTGGAGAGGACGGCCATCAGGAGGCCAATCATGGCGCCCCCGGCGCGGACTGGCTCGGCGGCACGCCCGGCCACCTGCACGAAAAGCGACGGTGAGTGCCTGCCTACACTGTGACAAATGTCACGTCGCCATCACGGAAAAGTGCAAGACCGTTGCCGGGCCGGCGGCGGTTTGTGCGTACCTTGGCGTTGTCGTCGGCGCGGGTCGTGTCCGGGAGCGGGCGCACGGTGGCGGTGTCGGTGACGCCGGTGGGCAGCGGCACGGTGGGGTTGCTGCCGATGAACGGGTACCCCTCGCCGTCTCCCTTTTTCGGCAGTGCTCCGGATGGGCCGCTCGCAGAGACGCCCACCGTCGGCTCCAGCGGGAACCCGAAGTGCGGCGTGGTGGTCGCCTGCGGCTCCGGGGCCCGCGTGTAGACCGGCAACGGCGGGCGAGACGATGGCAGGCCGTCGGCCCCTGcggtcggcgacggcgacggagcgtGGTGCGGCGATGCCGGAGCAGGCGAGTGCCCGTGCtgacggtggtggtggtgcgggCGCGGGGACGCTGCAGGTGCAGGGCCGTGGCGGTAGCCTCCGCGTCCAGGTCCAGGCGAAGGTTGCCGCTGCGAGAAAGAAGTTATAGGAGCAGCAGCTCAGTCAGCCATTGTTGCTTCATGCGAGCGAGCGGGCGGGCTAGAAGAGACGGGACAGAGAGACGGAGGCAGAGTTAAGTTACCCTGGGGTCGGCCGGCACGGAGTAGGCCGCGGAGGCGGCGCAGCAGAGAAGCCAGACGGCGACGAGAGCGAGAGAGGGAGCGGGGACGCCGCCAttgcgctccatcctcatccacCTAGCTAGGTAGCTCGCTGAGCCTCCTCTCGGCGCGCGCAGCTTGTAAAATGGCTCTCTGCCTCACAGCTGCTGCTGCACTCCAGTACAAGGACTGGTAGTTGAGTGGCAGGAGTAATGGATGGGTCAGAGGCCTGAGCTACCTACTGCTTCACGCTGAGACGAGGGGGGCAGCAATGGCGGCAGCAGGGGTTGGCGCGGGCTTTAAATGCGGGAGGGGCGCAGGCGGAGCACGAGGAGGCGGTGATGATGACCACTAGTGGCTGTAGCTGCAGCCGCTTTGGCGCCGGGAGGGAGCGTGCAGAGGAAAAGGAAAGGAGGGTGCGAGTGAGGAGACCGAAAgctctttcttcctttcttctttctcGTTGTGAGTGTGGGGATGGGGAATGCGAGGCTCCTTCGTTCGGAATCTTTGGGCGCTGTGCGGCGTGTCGCACTGTTTGCTTGGCTTTGCTTGCTTTCTCCTTTGAATTCCTGGCTTTGCTTTGGGACCGGGATAGGGGTGAGTTTACAAATCCTTTTGCAAGGTTTCCTTGTCGCGACGCCGAATGTTT
Coding sequences within:
- the LOC123080893 gene encoding VAMP-like protein YKT61, whose protein sequence is MKITALLVLRSPGDASSSSSSSAGGGGAGEQQQAAVLANASDVTRFGFFQRPAAREFIVFVARTVALRTRAGTRQTVQHQEYKVHCYNQGGLCAVAFTDDHYPVRSAFSLLGKVLEEYLKSFGDSWRTAEDKATQHWQYLDDALAKYQDPAEANKLMKIQRDLDETKIILHKTIDSVLQRGERLDSLVEKSSDLSVASQMFYKQAKKTNSCCTIL
- the LOC123080894 gene encoding IQ motif and SEC7 domain-containing protein 2 — encoded protein: MRMERNGGVPAPSLALVAVWLLCCAASAAYSVPADPRRQPSPGPGRGGYRHGPAPAASPRPHHHHRQHGHSPAPASPHHAPSPSPTAGADGLPSSRPPLPVYTRAPEPQATTTPHFGFPLEPTVGVSASGPSGALPKKGDGEGYPFIGSNPTVPLPTGVTDTATVRPLPDTTRADDNAKVAGRAAEPVRAGGAMIGLLMAVLSTVALLLSSWS